The genome window CTATAAACAAGATCAGCACACAGAATAAAATAAATGCAGAAATGTTAATCAACGAAAAAGAAAGATACTGCTTCCAATGATTGATAAAATGAGGAATAAAAAAAGGCAGTAATCCCAGCATGCACAATGGCGACCAAAGAATAAGTGACACCACAGCAATGGCCATAATCTTGTTGAGAGTGGGATTAATATATCTTCGATTTAATAAAATGCCAATCATAATCCACGCAGGAATACAATGTTGCGGGGACCAATATAAATTACACATATTTGAAAAATAAAAGAATGGTGTCAGCCAGGTCTCAGCCCGGTCTTCTGTCATATGAAAAAGCAGGTTCACAACATAGTCGAAGCCACCGAAGAAACAAATGCTGATAAAGATGCAAAATATGCCGAGCAGGCTTTTCTGCACTTGTGAAAATGCGACGAGTGACAGAGAAAGCAAAGTGCCGGCATAGGAGAAGGCAAACAAAGCAAAATTTGCGGCCTTCCATCCAAAAACCTTCCCTACAAGTGCAGCAGGCAGATAATAAGCAAAATAATAAACGTACGGCTTGTCCGTAGTGAATCCGAACCGCTCCCCCATGTACGCAGGCGAAAACCAAACCGGCCATGGATCCACACTCAAATGCCACAGCAACGAACTCCTGATTCCCGAGTCGAAATTCCGGTAACCGATGCCGCCAATGCTTGAAAACAGAAGCCATACAAAAGTTAATGTTGCCAGGAAAATCAAGGCATTGCGATGATTCAATGCATAGTAATAAGCGTGACGGAAAGATTTCGACACTTGATTGAATTGAACTGTTTCCGCGAAAGATTTATAAAGAGAAAAACAAATGAGTGCATTCAAAGGAATAGCGAGCTCCAATTTTAAATAGCCATTTATAAAAATAATGACTGGTAATGTCAGGTAAATAAATGACAGACCGATTAAAACATTGATAAAATTAGCACTGTCGACAGTTTTAAAATTATGGGAAGATGCTACATTTTTAAATGGTCTATAAAATTTTTTCTGTTTAAGAATAAAATTATAGCCCGATACAAATGAAATAACTTTTGGTTTTGATTTGACATAATTGATCATAACGGAAGGGAATTTTATCTATGGCCAATAGTTTCATGGTTACCATCCGTGCATATCACAATAGCAACAAAAAAAGGACTTGATTAAGCTATATTTTAGCTTAACCTATGAATATATACGTGGTAATAAAGATGAAAGGAAAACTATTATTAATGCTCACACTAACGACACGAATCATCTTTTAATACGTTGCATGTTTATTGAGATTTTATTTAAAAAAATATATTTCAATTTAACGCAACGCTTTGATTTTGATATGGTGTCTATGGGTTTGAATACATAAGATTTTAGTTGGTATGAGAGTTTTTTTATTGTGCGTCATTTGTTTGCTTTCCGTTGTTTCCTGTAACCAAGTGAATCAGTTAGAGCCACTTGAACCGGAACCAGTGCCTTCGAAAGTGATCGCACAAGTAAAACAGTGGTATCCGAATGCAGAAAACCTGGTGTTTAAACCGCTGGTTGAAAAGCTGGTTTGGGAAGTGAAATTTGATGAGGGAGCCAATAAGTATGTGTCGCTTGCCGACAGTACGAAAATTTGGGAGACCTATCGTTTTAGTGGAGAAAGTGCACCTCCAAAAATGCTGGCGCTGGTGGAAAAAAGTGCTTTCCGGGGAGGAACGTTTAGTGTGAACCGGGACATGATCGGAGCGGTTGCTCCGAATGAATATAACAGGCTGATATATAACCTGCATGGAAGTGACTATAGTTTTAACTGGGTGTATGTTGATAATCGGGTTGCAGGTGCGGCATTCGGGGAAACGCTCTACTGGATTTTATATCGTGACATGAGCACGCTGCCGCAAAAAGCACAAAACTTCATTAATGCTGATCCACAGATTAAATACGAAGGTTTGGAACTGAAAGTTGATGTGAATTATAAAAAGTCTTACGAGGTGCAGGTCAGTTTTGACAAGGCGGGAGTGAAAACCTACGCAACTTTTATATTCAACGACGAAGGTGATTTACAATGGTTTAGCAGGGCATTCAATGAGCCGGAAGACCTTAATGGGCCGCCGAATTATGATAAATTGCCAGAGGCAATGCAGCAATATCTGGACTCTTCGAAAGAATTAGCCGGATTTTCCAGCCAGCCGATCGCCGGCATGCAGTGGATGGCAGAGTACCGCGGAGAGAAATGCTATTGGATCCGATATCTCAATAATACCACTTTTGATTTTTGTGATTTGCAGTTTGACAAGGATGGTAAACTGGTTAACAAAATGTACTTTATTTATTTTCAATAAAATTGACTATATCGTAACAGATTTACTCACAACGTGCTCATGTTCCGTACTTTATGAAGTTTTTTCTCTCAAAGAAATTCAGTAACCTGACCTCCTTGGTGAAAGCTTGTCAAAAGCAGGATCCGGGTGCGCAGACTGCATTCTATGAGCGATACAAAGGCCGGTTAACGGGTGTTTGCCAGCGTTATGCGAGGACAAAAATGGAAGCAGAAGATATTTTTCAGGAAGCATTTATCAAGATTTTCAATAACATTCAGGATTTGAAAGACCCGGAATCTGTGGATAGCTGGGTTAAAGTAACGGTCGTCAGGACGGCGATTAACTATTATCATCGCACCACGAAGCAACAGGACCTCAATGGTTCTATTCACAATATGGATATTCAGTTGGAATCCGACGATTATGAAAAAATTGTTGACCAGTTGAATGTAGAAGATTTGCTGGCTATCATCAACGAGCTGCCCGACAAATACAGGACCATTATAAACCTGCACCTGATCGACGGCTATACACATGCTGAAATTGGCGAATTACTCTCCATTCCCGACGCGACTTCACGGTCACAGTTTATGAGGGGGCGTAATTTGCTGTTAAAAAAATTAGAACTTAAAGGGATCGTGCATCATGAAAACTACTGAGAACAAACTCAATGAGGCACTGCGGTCAGCCCTTAAACGCAAATTCGACAATTTTGAAAACACGCCTGACCCGTCTGCATTTGAGAAAATTCGCGCCAATATCAAACCTATTCCGCAGTGGAAGTATTTGTTTTTCAGCCTGTTGTTCGTAGGCATAGCCGTTACCGGCATCATTACAGACCAACATTTCTTAAATAACAGAGCTAAGAAACTAACTTCCGTACATGCAGCTGACGTAAAAAATTCCAGTCTGGGATCGCCCGCCGCAGAAGCGTCTGCCGCGGGATCGCCCGCCTCAGGATCATCGGTTAAGGAGTCCGATTTCTTGGAACGGGAAATTTCCAAAAAGTCGGTTGTGGCAAGTCAGGTTATTCATTTATCAAAGGCAACGTTTAAGAATTCAGATCATGTTGATCAAAACAGTTTGGCTGGTTCGAAAGGTGAGTTGAAGAATGAGTCGTTTAAATCCCAGCTACACGAAATGCCAAGCTTGATTGAAAGCGATAGTAATGATGCTGAATCAGACATTATTGTCAACTCTGAAAAAGCACAGCCTGGTGCGGAACCGGCTCCTGGTGAAGCCATTGACATTACCGCTGATAGACTTGATAATCAACCATATAACTTTACAGCTGGACATTCCAGATTACCGCATATTGATATTTCAAAGGCTGATGTTAAACCCGTTGTTCGTTATCAAAGAGGCCATTTTAACTGGCTTGTGAATGCGGCTGTGCTGCAATCTTACCAGATCCTGACAGTGCCGGCTGGTGGCCAGAGTTTCCAGAATTTTGAATTCCCTTCTACATTTTCTCTTCGTTCCCTGGGATATAAAGTCAGTGTGGGTGCGGAGAAAAAAGGTTTCCAGTTTATGCTGCATTATAGCCGTTTTCAGCAATCCTATTCATACGAAATAGCTGGTAATGACTACGTTGTACACACGGTGGACCAGGGTAAATTTGTCGTGATACGCCAGGGAACGCGGGTTAGTCAGGAGAATCAATTTAGTCTTTTAGGGATTGGCGTCAACAAGCAGGTGCAATGGGGAAATGCTTCGGTGGGCAAATATTATGCGTCCGCAGGACTGGAATATTCGTATGGAATGATCAGAAAGCAAAGCATTGGCTGGGTGAATGCGGGCATCGGCAAGCAATTCCCGATTAACAGAAAAACTTCTCTGCACATTGGCCCCTATGCAGAATTCAGTCCGGTGAAATTCACCGGATCAGGCGACCCGTTTTATTATCAGCCTTACCGGGTGGGTGTTTCAGCAGGTCTGAGGTTCGGCCGGTAATGTGTTGGAAAAGCGCTATCTGAAATTTCGACCATTGGGAAAAATCTCTGTTTGCACATCCTTGCGGACCTGTGTCCTTTTGTTCACGGCCATTGTAGCATACTCATCCTTTTCATCCGCTCGTGAAAGGGTCAGAATGTTTGGTTTTTCATCCTCAACGGCTGTCAGTTTTTTGAGTAAAACAGAAAGGTCGTAGCATTTTGATACAATTACATGCGTCACATCTCCTTCCCGCTGCAACTTCCCTTCAACCATTAACAGTCTGGCATACAGGATTTCCTTTCGGTATTTTTCAAAAAGACCTTGAAATACGACCAGATTTGCAAAGCCTGTTTCGTCTTCAATGGTAATAAAACAAACCCCGCCGGCAGTTCCGGGCCGCTGCCTTACCAACACCAATCCTGCGACTTTCACCTTCATTGCATTTCCGATCTGATCCAGTTTTCTAGTTGAAAAAACATTAAGCATTTCCAATTTTTCCCGCACAAAACTGACCGGGTGCGCCTTTAAGGACAAAGAAGTTGAAGCATAATCCTGAACCACATGCTCAGAAGCGCTCATGAGAGGCAAATTCACGGCTGCTTCCGACGCGCTTTCCGATGGCTGGCCTTCAAACAATCCGATAGGCCTGTCGTTCATTGCGGACACTTCCCAGAGCGCCTGCCGCCGGTCCAGCCCTATGGACCTGAATGCATCGGCATCGGCCAGTTTTTCCAGGGCAGCTTGCGAAACACCAGCATGACGCAGGGCATGAATGTTTGTAAATGGCCGTTGCCTTGCCGTTAGCAACGCAGCAATATCTTCCTCCCGCATTCCCTTAATCTGCCTGAAACCCAGCCTGATCGGGCAGTATACCCCGATTTTCTCTTCCAATAAATTGTCCCAATCGGAGTAATTGATATCCACAGGCCTTACTTCCACATCATGCTTCCTCGCATCAATGATAATCTGGGCCGGCTGATAAAAACCCATCGGCATACTGTTTAATAATGCAGCGGCGAACACATCGGGATAATAACATTTCAGATAACAGGAAACATACACCAGCAATGCAAAACTTGCAGCATGGCTTTCGGGAAAACCATAGCTCCCGAATCCCTCTAACTGCCTGAAAACGCGCAATGCAAATTCTTCGGTGTAACCACGTGCCGTCATACCGGCCACAAGCTTTTTCTCGAACCGGGTTACCATTCCTTTCACTTTGAAAGTAGCCATGCTCCGCCGCAATTCGTCCGCTTCCGAAGGTGTGAAACCGGCTGCCACAATCGCGATTTTCATAGCCTGTTCCTGAAATAACGGCACGCCCAGTGTCTTACCCAGAATGTCTTCCAATTCTTTGGAAGGATAAATTACTTCCTCTTCCTTATTTCTACGGCGTAAATAAGGATGCACCATATCCCCTTGAATAGGGCCAGGACGTACAATAGCAACTTCAATAACAAGGTCATAAAAACATCTTGGTTTCAATCGGGGCAACATGGACTGCTGTGCACGACTTTCGATCTGAAACACACCGATCGTATCCGCCTTGCAGATCATATCATAAACACCTTCGTCCTTTTGGGGAATGTTGGCCAGCGTATAGTCTTTGTCGTAATGTTTTTTGGCCAGATCAAAAGCTTTCCGGATGCAGGTGAGCATTCCCAAAGCAAGCACGTCGATTTTGAGAAATCCCAGGGTATCAATGTCATCCTTATTCCATTCAATGCAGGTTCTGTCCACCATGCGCGCATTCATGATCGGGCACAGGTCGGAAAGTTTGCCTTGCGTAATCACAAAACCGCCGGTATGCTGCCCTAGCTGCCGGGGAAATCCAACGTACTGCCTGGTCAGGTCCAGGATTTTGAGCAAATGCGGATCATTAGGGTTAAATCCCTGTTCAGCAACACGTTTGCCCTCAAACCATTCATCTGTAAACTCCCAGATTGAATTGGCCAGGCGATTAATAGCGTCCAGCGACATGCCCATTGCCTTAGCAACATCACGGATGGCCCCTCGCTGATGCATTTGTGTTACCGTAGCCACAATGCCGGCCCTGTCACGTCCATATTTTTTATAGATATACTGGATCACTTCTTCCCTGCGCTCATGCTCAAAATCCACATCAATGTCGGGTGGCTCATTGCGTGCGGAAGATATAAACCGCTCGAAAAGCAGATCAATTTCCAAAGGATCCACCGACGTAATGCCAAGACAATAGCAAATCGTGGAGTTAGCGGCTGATCCCCTGCCCTGACAAAGTATCTTTTGTTCACGCGCAAACCGGACAATGTCATAAACGGTAAGGAAATAGGGCGCATAATCCATTTCCTCAACGAATTTCATTTCATATGCAATCGCATCTTCAACTTTTTGAGGAATACAATCGCCAAAACGCTCCCTGGCCCCTTTCCAGGTTAGCGTTTCCAGCTCGATCATTACCGAATTTCCGGAGCTCGTAATTTCCTCAGGATAAACATATTTGAGTTCATTCAGCGAAAACTGGCAGGCGTCCGCAATCTCCTGTGTGCGCTGGATCGCATCCGGATATTGCCTGAACAGCCGCTGCATTTCATCAATCGGTTTCAGGAACCTTTCCCCATTCTGATAAAGCTTAAATCCTGCGTTGTGAATCGTGCATTTTTCACGGATACAGGTAAGAATATCCTGCAATTCCCTTCGCACCGGATTATGATAATACACATCATTGGTGGCCACCATAGGAATGTCCAGCTGATGGGCCAGCTGCGAAATCTGGTGCAGCTTCTTCGTATCATCGCCCTGGTACGAGCGGGCCGCAGCAATGTAAACGTCCTTGCCAAAAGCCCTTTTGTATTCTTTTAATGCTTGTTTGAAATCAGGTTCAAAATCAAAATGACTGTTCAAAGCGGCAGGAGGAACCACTATAAACTTGATTTCACCTGCATGCCGAAAAACATCTACTTTGTATAAATGACACTGACCTTTTTCCGCCCTCAGGTTGCCTTCGGTTAACAGAGAAGAAAGCTGGGCATAACCTTGTTGCGTGGTAGGATAAGCCAGCAAACTGGGCCCATCCAGCAAATCCAGGCGGCAAGCCGGAATGATACGAATGTCCTTTCCTTTTGCAGCCGCATGGCCCCGGACAATTCCAGCCAGGCTGTTCCGATCCGTGATCGCGATTTTTTTGTATCCAAATAACAATGCCTGCTGCACCAATTCCTCCGGGTGCGATCCACCACGAAGGAAGCTGAAATTAGTCGTCACCTGTAATTCCGTGTAGCACATATTTATTTAAGCAAAAAAACCGTGGATAAACCATTTGGAATCATCATGATCATAATGTCCGAGCCGGAAAATCCAGAATCGCGCACCATCCTGATCTTCAACACAATAGTAATCCCTATGCATGCCTTGTTCCAGCCACCATTCCCTTTCAATCCGCTCCGGGCCGTCGGCGCGTTTCATATAATGGACCGTTCCTTTAAAACGGAACAGCACCGGCGGATAATCCGGCACAGGCACAGCCACATCGATCAGTTGCGGGTTTGCCAATAAAATGATCGGCCTGGGCCTGTCGATTCGCCATGCCGTTTGGGGCGTTTCTAACAGGGAATCAGCGATTTTCACAGATCTTTCCGGCCAGTAATGTTCATCCGGAAGATACCGGTGGATCGTCTCCATGCCTGCCCTGCCTGCAAGCCTGTCCAGCAGCTCGATCAGATTTACATTTCCCGAGTCTGCCTGCGTATTCCAAAGCTTTTTCTGGACCTCAGTAACATCTTCTGTAACAGGGGCTTCCATCACAAATAGCTCAATACCCATTCCTGGCCTGAGGGTGGATATTTTTAGTTCAAAAAGCTTGAAAAGGTGCATTACATTAAATGATCCCCGGTTGGTCACAATGTCGATCTGCACCACTTTTCCATCCACGCGGTAACCTGTAAAAACGGCTGTCCGCAACCCTTTCCCTTCCTTCACCAAGCGACGGCAAATGATTTCTAAAAGCCGTTTTAAAGCGATCTGAATACCAACGGCCGTCACAATCGGCTCCATGCACGGTAACCTTTCCTGGTAAGGCACCGCCGGTTTAACCGATTGAATAATCTCTATGGCATGTCCGAAAGCCTGGTCCATCCGATCTAAAAGCTGCTGCCCGAAGCGCCTGCGAAGCACCGAACGCGGCATATCAATAAAATCCCGGATCTGATACAACCCCAGCTTCTGCATGCGTTCCAGAACTGTTGCTTCCAGCCGTAAGGCCGCCGGTGGCAAAGGCAACAATGCACCGGAAAGGCCATTTGGCGGAATAATGCGCTTATCCTGGCCATAATGCGCAACTGCCCAAGCACTGCCCACTGTATCCGCTATGGCGGCGCTTACCTCATAACCCTTGTGCCTGAGTTTGATGACGATGTCTTTCAAGTAAGCCCGCTCACCTCCCCACAGGTGTGCACATCCTGTGATGTCAAGCATCAGACAGTCGGGCAAGTCTACTGCAACAATGGGCGTATAGCGTATGCACCATTCTGCCAGCTCGTTCAGCAACCCGGCTGCCTTACCAGGGTCGTCATCTATCACCTCTAAAGCCGGAAAAAGGGCCTGGGCATCAGCAGCCACCATTCCTACCATGATCCCGCTTTCAATCGCTTTTGGACTGGCCGCTTTTACGACCATTCTTCCACGCTCGGGAGCCGCCAAAACAAACTGCTCGTTAGCAAGCTCAGGACGTTCAGTCACAACCCAGTCTGTGATTAAATGTCGGAACCATATGTTGGCAAAGCGCTGTTGCATAATGGTAATTTTTTCACATAAACACTTGATTATTAATTAATTGATATATAAATGATATTTTTGATATCTATTATTTGGTCACAATGATATCAAATCTCTTGTTTAGTCGCAAGAATTTTCTTTACTTTGTTTTATCAGACACCAACAAAAAAGCCCCTCAACCAGGCCGGAGATTGAGGAGCTTTTAAGAGATATATAGAATAAATTACTGCTGCTGTTCCAACACTTCGTCGAGGTTTTCGAATGCCATCAGGAAGCCCTCTTTGAAACCCATTTCAAGGTGTTTTTCCAGATCGGAAAGTTCGTTGAATGTTATTAAAACATCCACGATCGTATTGCCATTGTTTTCATTAAAGGATATGAGCCATTGAGAGCCTGGAAGAAAATCGCTTGGCTTTCCACTTTCATCACAGAAATGATCCACAGCTGAATAGGATTGTTGTGTTGTGAGAGATTTGTATTCCATGCGCGCCCAATGCTCCTCTCCTTCCGGCCCGACCATGGCATATAACCAGTGCCCACCCTCACGGAAATCCATTTCTTTGGTCCTTGCTTTCCAGGGTTTTGGCGCCCACCATTGTTCCAGAAGTTCTTTTTCGGTCCAGGCTGCCCAAACTTTCGCTACCGTAGCAGCAAATTCCCGTTCAACGTTTATTTTTTTATTTTCCTTGTCAACTGTGAAATTCAAAAACAGGTTAGCTTTCATAATCATTTGGTTTTAAGTTATTAATACTTCATCTAGTTGGTTAAATCGATCTTCCCAAAGCTTCTTAAACTGTTCCAGCCACTGATCTATGTCTTTCATCTGCTTTGCATTGAAGTGGTAATAAATTTCCCTGCCAGAGGACCTTTGCTTGACAACCAGGAAGGTAATTATTCACATTGATCTACATTATATTTTAACTTCTATCACATAAAATTTGCGTAAGTAAATACTTACATATAATATTGTGTAAGCAAACACTTACATATATGTCCATTGAAGCAAGACGTGACGTTTTTCAAGCCATAGCAGATCCTACCCGGCGGCAGATTATCAGCCTGATCGCACATAAATCCATGAATCTCAATGCCATTGCGGAAAATTTTGAGATCAGCAGACCAGCTGTATCCCAGCACATTAAGATTCTGACAGAGTGCGGAATGGTGGTTGTCAGGCAGGAAGGGCGTGAGCGATTTTGCGAGGCGAAGCTCGATTCGCTAAGTGAAGTATCGGATTGGGTAGATCAGTACAAACAATTCTGGAATGAAAAACTCGATTCTCTGGGAAGCTATTTAAGCCGTATTCAAGCAAATGACGAGTCAGGCAAAGAATCAAATACGAATCAATCAAACAATCAATAATATGGACCAGCAAACAGAAAAAAAAGACGGATTAAAAATTGTCAGGGAATTTAAAGCACCCAAAACGCTTGTATTCGACGCATTTGCATCGCCCGAAGCATTTGGCGAATGGTGGGGCCCCGCCGGCAGCAATCTATCCGTGGAGCGTTTTGACTTCCGGACAGGTGGGAGTACGCATTACAAAATGGAAGGGAACGGCCACGTCATGTGGGGGTTATTTCAGTATAAAAACATTCAGCGTGCCGATCTGCTGGAATTCATCAACTCATTTGCCGATGCCGAAGGAAACATCATCACTTCACCATTTCCGATGGATTTCCCTTTGGAAATTTTCAACAAGATTACATTGGAAGAAAATGACGGCATAACAACCTTAACCATCCAGGGCCACCCCATCAACGCAACACCCGCCCAGGAAGAAACTTACTTTTCAATCATGGACAACATGCACCAAGGATTCAACGGAACATTCGACCAGTTGGATGCATATTTGGCGAAGGTGCAAGGTTAAGCGTAAAGAAATAGATTGTACAATGTCCCTGCTGAGTAATCAAGAAATCTTTATTAGACTTAAAATCTCAGCAGGTTCTTTTTTTCAAAAATTCTTTTGGGATCGGATTGTTTTTGAGGAAGATCTTTACTTCTTCGGTTTTGGAAAGTGGCACAATGGGTAACGAGGATTCATTATGAAATAAATCTTTGTTTGACTTACCTGGTCTACTCAGATTATCTTTTTCAATTGCGATCGCTGGCATATGTGTGTTCGAATTTTGTTATATTCAAAGTTAGCCAATCATTTGAAATTAATCAAGAATGCATCATAATTGGCATTTTTCCTGAACGGTTCCCAGTCTCCTACCCATTCAGTTAGTGAACGAAGGTTGTTTCCGGTAATGTTAATAGCGGCCTTGAAACCATAAATATGGTAGCGGTCTATCAGCTCAGCATAATACATATTGATTCCCATTTGATATTTACGGTTCCTTACGGCCAGTTTACCAGGAAGAGTTCTTCCGGTAGCAAACACGCTTGATTCTGGGTTATTTTCCAAAAAATCCAGTGCTTTACTCGCTACCGTGCCCAGAATCTTGTTCATATCACCGTTCCGAACCTCGATACAATCATCCAACTTTTGAGCATCCTCATCCCACACCCCAAAAGCAAGATTATATAAGTCATCATCTAGATAGTCAAAACGGATCCTCATTTCAAAACGACCGTTCTTGCCTTCACTGAAAAACTTAAACTCCCTTTCACCGACTAGCTCGGTCGTGTAACTTTCAATATTCATTTTAGTTATAGTGTGTTCTGAAAAACCAAAGATATTCAAAATCTTTATTCTACTAAAAATTATAACTCCTGGCC of Dyadobacter chenhuakuii contains these proteins:
- a CDS encoding RNA polymerase sigma factor — protein: MKFFLSKKFSNLTSLVKACQKQDPGAQTAFYERYKGRLTGVCQRYARTKMEAEDIFQEAFIKIFNNIQDLKDPESVDSWVKVTVVRTAINYYHRTTKQQDLNGSIHNMDIQLESDDYEKIVDQLNVEDLLAIINELPDKYRTIINLHLIDGYTHAEIGELLSIPDATSRSQFMRGRNLLLKKLELKGIVHHENY
- a CDS encoding error-prone DNA polymerase; the encoded protein is MCYTELQVTTNFSFLRGGSHPEELVQQALLFGYKKIAITDRNSLAGIVRGHAAAKGKDIRIIPACRLDLLDGPSLLAYPTTQQGYAQLSSLLTEGNLRAEKGQCHLYKVDVFRHAGEIKFIVVPPAALNSHFDFEPDFKQALKEYKRAFGKDVYIAAARSYQGDDTKKLHQISQLAHQLDIPMVATNDVYYHNPVRRELQDILTCIREKCTIHNAGFKLYQNGERFLKPIDEMQRLFRQYPDAIQRTQEIADACQFSLNELKYVYPEEITSSGNSVMIELETLTWKGARERFGDCIPQKVEDAIAYEMKFVEEMDYAPYFLTVYDIVRFAREQKILCQGRGSAANSTICYCLGITSVDPLEIDLLFERFISSARNEPPDIDVDFEHERREEVIQYIYKKYGRDRAGIVATVTQMHQRGAIRDVAKAMGMSLDAINRLANSIWEFTDEWFEGKRVAEQGFNPNDPHLLKILDLTRQYVGFPRQLGQHTGGFVITQGKLSDLCPIMNARMVDRTCIEWNKDDIDTLGFLKIDVLALGMLTCIRKAFDLAKKHYDKDYTLANIPQKDEGVYDMICKADTIGVFQIESRAQQSMLPRLKPRCFYDLVIEVAIVRPGPIQGDMVHPYLRRRNKEEEVIYPSKELEDILGKTLGVPLFQEQAMKIAIVAAGFTPSEADELRRSMATFKVKGMVTRFEKKLVAGMTARGYTEEFALRVFRQLEGFGSYGFPESHAASFALLVYVSCYLKCYYPDVFAAALLNSMPMGFYQPAQIIIDARKHDVEVRPVDINYSDWDNLLEEKIGVYCPIRLGFRQIKGMREEDIAALLTARQRPFTNIHALRHAGVSQAALEKLADADAFRSIGLDRRQALWEVSAMNDRPIGLFEGQPSESASEAAVNLPLMSASEHVVQDYASTSLSLKAHPVSFVREKLEMLNVFSTRKLDQIGNAMKVKVAGLVLVRQRPGTAGGVCFITIEDETGFANLVVFQGLFEKYRKEILYARLLMVEGKLQREGDVTHVIVSKCYDLSVLLKKLTAVEDEKPNILTLSRADEKDEYATMAVNKRTQVRKDVQTEIFPNGRNFR
- a CDS encoding Y-family DNA polymerase → MQQRFANIWFRHLITDWVVTERPELANEQFVLAAPERGRMVVKAASPKAIESGIMVGMVAADAQALFPALEVIDDDPGKAAGLLNELAEWCIRYTPIVAVDLPDCLMLDITGCAHLWGGERAYLKDIVIKLRHKGYEVSAAIADTVGSAWAVAHYGQDKRIIPPNGLSGALLPLPPAALRLEATVLERMQKLGLYQIRDFIDMPRSVLRRRFGQQLLDRMDQAFGHAIEIIQSVKPAVPYQERLPCMEPIVTAVGIQIALKRLLEIICRRLVKEGKGLRTAVFTGYRVDGKVVQIDIVTNRGSFNVMHLFKLFELKISTLRPGMGIELFVMEAPVTEDVTEVQKKLWNTQADSGNVNLIELLDRLAGRAGMETIHRYLPDEHYWPERSVKIADSLLETPQTAWRIDRPRPIILLANPQLIDVAVPVPDYPPVLFRFKGTVHYMKRADGPERIEREWWLEQGMHRDYYCVEDQDGARFWIFRLGHYDHDDSKWFIHGFFA
- a CDS encoding SRPBCC family protein, giving the protein MKANLFLNFTVDKENKKINVEREFAATVAKVWAAWTEKELLEQWWAPKPWKARTKEMDFREGGHWLYAMVGPEGEEHWARMEYKSLTTQQSYSAVDHFCDESGKPSDFLPGSQWLISFNENNGNTIVDVLITFNELSDLEKHLEMGFKEGFLMAFENLDEVLEQQQ
- a CDS encoding ArsR/SmtB family transcription factor, coding for MSIEARRDVFQAIADPTRRQIISLIAHKSMNLNAIAENFEISRPAVSQHIKILTECGMVVVRQEGRERFCEAKLDSLSEVSDWVDQYKQFWNEKLDSLGSYLSRIQANDESGKESNTNQSNNQ
- a CDS encoding SRPBCC family protein; its protein translation is MDQQTEKKDGLKIVREFKAPKTLVFDAFASPEAFGEWWGPAGSNLSVERFDFRTGGSTHYKMEGNGHVMWGLFQYKNIQRADLLEFINSFADAEGNIITSPFPMDFPLEIFNKITLEENDGITTLTIQGHPINATPAQEETYFSIMDNMHQGFNGTFDQLDAYLAKVQG
- a CDS encoding DUF6934 family protein — its product is MNIESYTTELVGEREFKFFSEGKNGRFEMRIRFDYLDDDLYNLAFGVWDEDAQKLDDCIEVRNGDMNKILGTVASKALDFLENNPESSVFATGRTLPGKLAVRNRKYQMGINMYYAELIDRYHIYGFKAAINITGNNLRSLTEWVGDWEPFRKNANYDAFLINFK